In a single window of the Jaculus jaculus isolate mJacJac1 chromosome 9, mJacJac1.mat.Y.cur, whole genome shotgun sequence genome:
- the Tmem100 gene encoding transmembrane protein 100, protein MTEEPIKEILGAPKSPTPVIMEKSPKGEVVVTTVPLVSEVQLMAATGGTELSCYRCVVPFAVVVFIAGIVVTAVAYSFNSHGSIISIFGLVLLSSGLFLLASSVLCWKVRQKSKKNKRRESQTALVANQRSLFA, encoded by the coding sequence atgactgaagaaCCCATCAAAGAGATCCTTGGGGCCCCAAAGTCCCCCACACCTGTGATAATGGAGAAAAGCCCCAAGGGCGAAGTAGTGGTCACCACAGTTCCCCTGGTCAGTGAGGTCCAGCTGATGGCCGCCACTGGGGGGACTGAACTCTCCTGCTATCGCTGCGTTGTCCCCTTTGCTGTGGTGGTCTTCATTGCTGGGATCGTGGTCACTGCCGTGGCTTACAGCTTCAATTCCCATGGTTCCATCATCTCCATCTTCGGCCTGGTCCTTCTGTCATCTGGACTTTTCCTATTAGCCTCCAGTGTCTTATGCTGGAAGGTGAGACAAAAAAGCAAGAAGAACAAGAGACGTGAGAGTCAGACAGCTCTTGTGGCAAACCAGAGAAGCTTGTTTGCTTAG